In Prosthecochloris sp. GSB1, the following proteins share a genomic window:
- a CDS encoding MarR family winged helix-turn-helix transcriptional regulator yields the protein MNPTKEGELFTRVVLEVFKLSGLLVVDGDRLTKEMGLTSARWKVLGALYLADQPMTVAKIAKTMGQTRQGVQRIADEMAKGGIAEYRDNPHHKRAKYLMLTEKGETTYEKLVAIQVPWAEEKSDGIGLEEMRTTLQTLQTMVRKFD from the coding sequence ATGAATCCTACAAAAGAAGGGGAGCTTTTTACGAGAGTGGTGCTTGAAGTTTTCAAATTAAGCGGTTTGCTGGTCGTCGACGGGGACAGGCTGACGAAGGAGATGGGATTGACAAGCGCCCGATGGAAAGTCTTAGGGGCGTTGTATCTGGCAGATCAGCCGATGACCGTCGCGAAAATTGCCAAAACGATGGGGCAGACGCGTCAGGGCGTGCAAAGAATTGCGGATGAAATGGCAAAAGGGGGGATTGCGGAGTATCGGGATAATCCGCATCATAAACGTGCGAAGTATTTGATGCTGACCGAAAAAGGCGAAACAACCTATGAGAAGCTGGTCGCAATACAGGTGCCCTGGGCGGAAGAGAAAAGCGACGGCATAGGTCTGGAAGAAATGCGAACGACGTTGCAGACGTTGCAGACGATGGTGAGAAAGTTTGATTGA
- a CDS encoding GNAT family N-acetyltransferase, whose protein sequence is MQIEIKETRIIPQDQLLEIYTLNGWSSAEKPGLLHKALLHSHTLVSAWVGGRMVGLANAISDGYLVVYYPHMLVHPEFQGKGIGSKMMRAMQEKYKGFHQQMLTADSKAVGFYRKCGFEKAGKTEAMWIYQGNDH, encoded by the coding sequence ATGCAGATCGAAATCAAAGAAACGAGGATAATTCCACAAGACCAGCTTCTTGAAATATATACTCTTAACGGGTGGTCGTCAGCCGAAAAACCCGGGCTGCTCCATAAGGCGTTACTACATTCGCATACCCTTGTCAGTGCCTGGGTCGGCGGCAGGATGGTTGGCCTTGCCAATGCAATTTCAGATGGATATCTGGTTGTGTATTATCCGCACATGCTGGTTCATCCAGAATTTCAGGGGAAAGGAATAGGCTCAAAAATGATGAGGGCCATGCAGGAAAAATATAAGGGTTTTCATCAACAGATGTTAACGGCGGATAGCAAGGCCGTCGGGTTTTACAGGAAATGCGGTTTTGAAAAAGCGGGCAAAACCGAGGCCATGTGGATATACCAGGGAAATGATCACTGA
- the htpX gene encoding protease HtpX codes for MKRIAIFLLTNLAVIVVLSISARLLGVDRFLTANGLNMGMLLAFAALIGFGGSFISLLMSKTMAKWSTGARVIERPGNQEEAWLVDTVRQLSKKAGLPMPEVAVYDGAPNAFATGASKSKSLVAVSTGLLQSMNKKEVEAVLAHEVAHIENGDMVTLTLIQGVVNTFVIFLARALAYVVDGFLRGDNEESAGPGIGYWITSIAFEIVFGVLASIIVMFFSRKREFRADAGAARLMGDRRPMIDALRALGGIQAGQLPKEMAASGIAGGGVMALFSSHPPLESRIEALEKAS; via the coding sequence ATGAAACGCATAGCGATATTTTTGTTGACCAACCTGGCGGTGATCGTGGTGTTGTCGATCAGCGCCCGCCTGCTGGGTGTCGACCGCTTTCTGACGGCCAATGGGCTCAATATGGGCATGCTGCTGGCGTTCGCGGCCCTCATAGGCTTCGGCGGTTCCTTTATTTCGCTGCTTATGTCCAAAACCATGGCGAAATGGAGCACCGGCGCACGGGTTATCGAGCGGCCGGGCAACCAGGAAGAGGCATGGCTTGTCGACACCGTGAGGCAGCTTTCCAAAAAAGCCGGCTTGCCGATGCCCGAGGTGGCCGTTTACGACGGCGCTCCCAATGCCTTCGCGACCGGGGCCAGCAAGTCGAAGTCGCTGGTCGCAGTCTCGACAGGGCTGTTGCAGAGCATGAATAAAAAAGAGGTTGAAGCCGTCCTTGCTCACGAGGTCGCTCACATCGAAAACGGCGACATGGTGACCCTGACGCTGATCCAGGGAGTGGTCAACACTTTCGTGATTTTTCTTGCCCGCGCGCTTGCCTATGTGGTCGATGGTTTTCTTCGCGGCGATAACGAGGAATCGGCCGGTCCCGGCATCGGTTACTGGATCACCAGCATCGCCTTTGAAATCGTGTTCGGCGTCCTGGCAAGCATCATCGTTATGTTCTTCTCGCGCAAGCGAGAGTTCCGGGCAGATGCGGGCGCCGCAAGGCTCATGGGCGATCGGCGGCCGATGATCGACGCGCTGCGGGCGCTGGGGGGGATTCAGGCGGGCCAGTTACCGAAGGAAATGGCGGCCAGCGGCATAGCGGGCGGAGGCGTGATGGCGCTCTTCAGCAGCCATCCGCCTCTCGAATCGCGGATAGAGGCGCTGGAAAAGGCTTCCTGA
- a CDS encoding GNAT family N-acetyltransferase, protein MNILDAIIATEFRYASATGAGIRKFPASVRVSDERIPERDAYNYLFVSSEASLEKARRIVAEELNEFGRTNAPHVKIVFHPLNRHWQRIEELESFRVARRFIMACPLSNPLTAAPDEHCLMAEKSSFEALYAFEFHMYEQKGTDYARLQTEIKLDTYASSDAFDIVVYTIGGLIVGNVELFRNNDIVKFDDFKVHEDFRRRGFGKKIQRAALSKACRDGAAYLYAITDDDGFVRELYEKDGFTEVGVLHTFKKRAVPDNSDRLDANAEAPHE, encoded by the coding sequence ATGAACATCCTCGATGCAATCATTGCAACGGAATTCCGTTACGCCTCGGCAACAGGCGCCGGAATCCGGAAATTCCCTGCCTCGGTCCGGGTAAGCGACGAGCGCATTCCGGAAAGGGATGCGTACAACTACCTCTTTGTTTCTTCTGAAGCCTCTCTCGAAAAAGCCAGAAGGATAGTTGCGGAAGAGCTGAACGAATTCGGGCGGACAAACGCGCCGCACGTCAAAATAGTCTTCCACCCCCTGAACCGGCACTGGCAAAGGATCGAAGAACTCGAATCCTTCAGGGTCGCCAGAAGGTTCATCATGGCCTGTCCGCTCTCCAATCCCCTAACAGCCGCCCCGGACGAACATTGCCTGATGGCTGAAAAAAGCAGCTTCGAAGCCCTCTATGCGTTCGAGTTTCACATGTATGAACAGAAGGGAACCGACTACGCACGGCTTCAGACGGAAATCAAGCTCGATACCTATGCATCCAGTGACGCGTTCGACATCGTCGTGTACACTATCGGCGGGCTGATAGTCGGCAACGTCGAACTCTTCAGGAACAACGATATCGTGAAATTCGACGACTTCAAGGTTCACGAGGATTTCCGCCGTCGGGGATTCGGGAAAAAGATCCAGCGGGCCGCCCTGTCAAAAGCCTGTCGGGACGGCGCGGCATATCTGTACGCAATCACCGACGACGACGGGTTCGTCAGGGAACTCTATGAAAAAGACGGATTCACCGAAGTCGGCGTCCTGCACACCTTCAAAAAGAGAGCCGTTCCCGATAATTCCGACCGGCTCGATGCAAATGCAGAAGCCCCGCATGAATGA
- a CDS encoding lipopolysaccharide biosynthesis protein, which produces MGPIILLAILHAGFLAQYAVNILLTRNLDLDGLGDFNVAISVAATFSALFLLGGDSGLNRFIPKYLDSKDWGNIKGYIVHYLKLALVMSLCFSIVSLVADGLFRHYHLEKLLHESYFAMILAPALALITLLGESLLAVHRRYASSLTTELLKPLLFLAGIGIWLFFSPTINEYEATALLLLSLALTFGLQSWLLLRSIPFDFLSQRPRLSIPEWKAVCIPMLITFLANNFVSFVELWSLELLHKSETSVGVFSLLVFIASIIWVNFTALYYFISSRISTFDNNRHSPAAKIPRLCPAAAVRQCAYLLDTRHQCRGDSRLASCRYGQP; this is translated from the coding sequence ATGGGACCCATCATCTTGCTCGCAATACTCCATGCCGGATTCCTGGCTCAATACGCGGTAAATATCCTTCTCACCAGAAACCTGGATCTCGACGGCCTCGGCGATTTCAACGTGGCGATCAGTGTCGCCGCCACGTTTTCCGCGCTTTTCCTTCTTGGCGGGGATTCCGGACTCAACCGCTTCATCCCGAAATATCTCGACAGCAAGGACTGGGGCAACATAAAGGGCTACATCGTCCATTACCTGAAACTGGCACTCGTCATGTCTCTCTGCTTCAGCATTGTCTCGCTTGTCGCTGATGGTCTTTTCCGCCATTACCATCTTGAAAAACTTCTTCACGAATCATACTTCGCGATGATTCTGGCTCCGGCTCTCGCCCTGATCACCCTCCTGGGCGAATCGCTTCTGGCCGTACATCGCCGATATGCATCGAGTCTCACAACCGAACTGCTTAAGCCGCTGCTTTTCCTTGCGGGCATCGGCATCTGGCTTTTTTTCAGCCCGACCATCAACGAATACGAAGCCACAGCCCTGCTGCTGCTCAGTCTGGCGCTGACCTTCGGGCTTCAGTCCTGGCTGTTGCTGCGATCGATTCCGTTCGACTTCCTCAGCCAGAGACCGCGGCTTTCGATCCCTGAATGGAAAGCCGTTTGCATACCGATGCTGATCACCTTCCTTGCCAATAATTTCGTGTCGTTCGTCGAACTCTGGAGTCTTGAGCTTCTTCACAAGAGCGAAACATCCGTCGGCGTTTTTTCATTGCTTGTCTTTATCGCTTCGATCATCTGGGTCAATTTCACCGCTCTGTACTACTTCATATCTTCGCGTATCTCCACGTTCGACAACAACCGGCACTCCCCTGCGGCAAAGATACCTCGGCTGTGTCCGGCGGCTGCTGTTCGTCAATGTGCTTACCTCCTCGATACTCGCCATCAATGCCGAGGCGATTCTCGGCTGGCTTCATGCCGATATGGTCAGCCATAA
- a CDS encoding KamA family radical SAM protein: MKTMHSQTTLADMPFFTATKRDTITRVAMKYPMRVTDYYLGLIRKPDDAIYRQCIPSEEELTDPSGQPDPLKEDDHSPVPRLHHRYPDRVLLLVTNNCAMYCRFCTRKRNIGDRTTAITDEELADVVEYLNGHKEVHDVLISGGDPLTLPTDRLEHIIRSIRAIPHIDILRIGTRMPCVDPERVTLELCSMLKQYHPLYVNVQFNNPAEITPQSRQACAMLADAGIQLGNQSVLLRGVNDSPEVMKELVRKLLAMRVKPYYLFVPDMVTGTGHFRTSLETGISIIRSIQGWMSGMATPQLVIDLENGGGKVPLSPCPVLDKQNGKYTFRNFENKRYEYFDFQHCEPRSRQE; the protein is encoded by the coding sequence ATGAAGACCATGCACAGCCAGACAACCCTTGCGGACATGCCGTTCTTCACGGCGACTAAGCGGGATACCATTACAAGAGTGGCCATGAAATATCCCATGCGTGTAACGGATTATTATCTCGGGCTGATCCGTAAACCGGATGACGCGATCTACAGGCAATGCATACCCTCGGAAGAGGAACTGACCGATCCCTCGGGCCAACCGGATCCCCTGAAAGAGGACGACCACTCCCCGGTCCCGCGTCTGCACCATCGCTATCCCGACAGGGTTCTCCTGTTGGTGACCAACAATTGCGCGATGTACTGCCGCTTTTGCACCAGAAAACGCAATATCGGCGACAGGACAACGGCCATCACCGATGAGGAGCTTGCCGACGTCGTGGAATACCTGAACGGCCACAAGGAGGTGCACGACGTGCTGATTTCAGGGGGCGACCCGCTCACCCTGCCGACAGACAGGCTGGAGCATATTATCAGGTCCATACGAGCCATCCCCCATATCGACATCCTCCGGATCGGCACCCGCATGCCCTGCGTCGATCCTGAACGGGTTACCCTTGAACTCTGCTCCATGCTCAAACAGTACCACCCGCTCTACGTCAATGTGCAGTTCAACAACCCGGCCGAAATCACCCCCCAGTCGCGACAGGCCTGCGCCATGCTGGCTGACGCAGGCATTCAGCTCGGCAACCAGTCGGTACTGCTCAGGGGAGTGAACGACTCCCCTGAGGTGATGAAGGAACTGGTGCGAAAACTCCTGGCCATGCGGGTAAAACCCTACTACCTGTTTGTTCCGGACATGGTCACGGGAACCGGCCATTTCCGAACAAGCCTGGAAACCGGCATCAGCATCATCAGATCCATCCAGGGCTGGATGAGCGGCATGGCGACGCCGCAACTCGTCATAGACCTGGAAAACGGCGGAGGCAAGGTGCCGCTGTCGCCCTGCCCGGTGCTTGACAAACAGAACGGGAAATACACGTTTCGAAATTTCGAAAACAAACGGTATGAATACTTCGATTTCCAGCATTGCGAACCCCGGAGTCGACAGGAGTGA
- a CDS encoding B12-binding domain-containing radical SAM protein encodes MKVAFVAPPVPAVPLSRMQRLYYFYLFASRAFTVFKHLSEQDFRRFWMLEPVHLGLLQLISYLEQHGIECSFFGPISPEGKQVDREAMLLRKILERAEEFDAIGFSSITASYGTAARMASRIRREYPDIPLILGGNHAWVRYGEVLRKSVFDVLVHKEGEETTLELLRTMERNEPLQNIAGISFMQDGKPFKTTDRPRMDRSALPMIGYEHLEDNFSIEERGGEDRLSIPISRVTPLTGCTNDCVWCADFWKPGVTGQNLDRFKEEVAYLMTRRNSRFFYLGTHDFLHHIGRALDIAAQMASLQPEMHWEAQTRVNPRATREHFRILREADCRCLHVGVESANQDLLGIMGKNIRIPEVVRMLEYAREEGIETHTYWLIGSPLETYETARQTIATMSDWMRSGLSSTAEINMLVGYPGTEFYENRRRYDITWVEPDYSNYDGRNRPTFETKHLTSRDLEYLFHRAMDEYCSVMEDTIGTRERVTEKLGHRFPNFDPAFMEAAF; translated from the coding sequence GTGAAAGTAGCATTTGTCGCTCCACCGGTACCCGCGGTTCCCCTGAGCCGGATGCAACGGCTCTATTATTTCTATCTGTTCGCATCCCGGGCCTTTACGGTATTCAAGCACCTCAGCGAGCAGGATTTCCGCCGGTTCTGGATGCTCGAACCGGTTCACCTGGGACTGCTGCAGCTTATCTCCTATCTCGAGCAGCACGGTATCGAGTGCTCCTTTTTCGGCCCGATAAGCCCGGAAGGCAAGCAGGTGGACCGGGAAGCGATGCTTCTGCGCAAAATTCTCGAACGGGCTGAAGAGTTCGACGCCATAGGTTTCAGCTCTATTACCGCCAGTTACGGCACAGCGGCGCGCATGGCGAGCCGTATCAGGCGGGAGTACCCGGACATCCCCCTGATCCTCGGCGGCAACCATGCATGGGTACGATACGGGGAAGTTTTGCGGAAGTCCGTTTTCGACGTCCTGGTGCACAAGGAGGGCGAAGAGACCACTCTCGAACTGCTTCGGACAATGGAGCGAAACGAACCGCTCCAAAACATAGCGGGAATCAGTTTCATGCAGGACGGCAAACCCTTCAAGACCACTGACCGCCCCCGCATGGACCGTTCCGCGTTACCCATGATCGGCTATGAACATCTGGAAGACAATTTTTCAATAGAAGAGCGCGGAGGAGAGGACAGGCTGTCCATACCGATCTCCAGGGTGACGCCTCTGACCGGCTGCACCAACGACTGCGTCTGGTGCGCGGATTTCTGGAAACCGGGAGTTACCGGTCAGAACCTCGACCGGTTCAAAGAGGAGGTTGCCTACCTGATGACAAGGCGCAACAGCCGCTTCTTCTACCTGGGCACCCATGATTTTCTTCATCATATCGGCCGTGCCTTGGACATTGCCGCACAGATGGCTTCACTGCAACCGGAAATGCACTGGGAAGCACAGACAAGAGTCAATCCCAGAGCCACCAGGGAGCATTTCCGCATACTGCGCGAGGCCGATTGCCGCTGCCTGCACGTGGGAGTGGAAAGCGCCAATCAGGACCTTCTCGGCATCATGGGCAAAAACATCAGGATCCCCGAAGTCGTGCGCATGCTGGAATACGCCAGGGAAGAAGGAATTGAAACCCATACCTACTGGCTTATCGGCTCGCCTCTCGAAACCTATGAAACCGCTCGCCAAACCATAGCCACGATGAGCGACTGGATGCGCTCGGGCCTGTCCAGCACCGCTGAAATCAACATGCTCGTCGGTTACCCCGGCACCGAGTTCTACGAGAACAGGCGTCGATACGACATTACCTGGGTAGAACCGGACTACAGCAATTACGACGGGCGCAACCGGCCCACGTTCGAAACAAAGCATCTGACAAGCCGCGATCTCGAATACCTGTTCCATCGGGCCATGGATGAATATTGCTCGGTCATGGAAGACACCATCGGTACAAGGGAGCGGGTAACCGAAAAACTCGGGCATCGATTTCCCAATTTCGATCCCGCTTTCATGGAGGCAGCGTTTTAA
- a CDS encoding radical SAM protein: MNSPNNPNPWEYTELEFPGQLAYLTVSCTTRCNFTCDFCSKKDYATTDLDYAILENALSESLLLGLRKVELTGGEALLYPRFWDVVAYLRENDVMVQLVTNGSLIDRAVAGKLAEARINVAISLTTLDPEEFSRVTGGKGEHRAVLETLEHLGDAGYRADRYPMFAIHSLGSRKNFGELERLRNFAAQKGCGFVLNRAIPVGGLQADNVASTTDLKRFLDNEAGDHQVSVPFSGDTPCNRLKAGCYIGSDAKIHPCSGIDIEVGDLRKESIATIWRESKILDRCRTIDDHLEGSCGTCPERGRCYGCRAVAYATWGSLTGPDPGCFRFGEDRQFNSRQGGWA; the protein is encoded by the coding sequence ATGAACAGCCCGAACAATCCAAACCCGTGGGAATATACCGAACTGGAGTTTCCCGGACAGCTTGCCTACCTCACCGTTTCCTGCACGACCCGGTGCAATTTCACGTGCGACTTCTGCTCAAAAAAAGATTATGCGACGACCGATCTCGATTACGCAATACTTGAAAACGCCCTGTCGGAATCGCTGCTCCTTGGTCTGCGAAAAGTAGAACTGACCGGTGGCGAGGCACTGCTCTACCCGCGTTTCTGGGATGTTGTCGCCTACCTGCGTGAAAACGATGTGATGGTGCAACTCGTAACGAACGGCTCCCTTATCGACAGGGCTGTCGCCGGAAAACTGGCGGAAGCCCGAATAAACGTCGCGATAAGCCTCACCACCCTCGACCCTGAGGAATTCTCCCGTGTAACCGGCGGCAAGGGCGAACACCGTGCCGTTTTAGAAACACTGGAACACCTCGGCGACGCCGGTTACCGGGCGGACAGGTACCCCATGTTCGCCATACACTCCCTGGGCTCCAGGAAAAACTTCGGCGAACTGGAACGCCTGCGAAACTTCGCGGCGCAAAAAGGCTGCGGATTTGTGCTTAACCGAGCCATCCCTGTCGGCGGCCTGCAGGCGGACAATGTCGCATCGACGACCGACTTGAAACGGTTCCTGGATAATGAGGCCGGCGACCATCAGGTATCGGTGCCCTTTTCAGGAGACACGCCCTGCAACCGCCTCAAGGCTGGCTGCTACATAGGGTCCGATGCGAAGATACACCCCTGCTCGGGCATTGACATCGAGGTCGGCGACCTCCGAAAAGAGTCCATCGCCACAATCTGGCGCGAATCGAAAATTCTCGATCGATGCCGCACCATAGACGACCACCTCGAAGGCTCCTGCGGAACCTGTCCCGAACGCGGCCGTTGCTACGGCTGCCGCGCCGTGGCTTATGCGACCTGGGGCTCTCTGACCGGCCCCGACCCGGGCTGCTTCAGGTTTGGCGAAGACAGGCAATTCAACTCTCGACAAGGAGGATGGGCGTGA
- a CDS encoding radical SAM protein yields MNRFRVIEFQLLQACNANCAYCAYDQNLPEYSHWLPLEIVEKTLAEEKPEWVWFEGGEVTMSDRSKEYLLRAMEIGNTYGVKNRINTNCRNIDDDWAGRLADGGLRFACVSFDTLQPERLEFLRGFPGGSGAENLERLKANALSLADRGITVDLEATVTRHNIDELEALYDYAESVATNGRDIIMGVQCLVATYDEVFGLYPAMDEMNEVLTRLTEKARNSGVPLRICCSPLVRCKYPALYEPHPNIIWVGCSCGFDYVHINATGEVLLCGFWDHTRSIGNLNDCSLREIWGKSELRREALDETPENCNGCRHWEGPDRCHNTCFSIAHRNTGSFASFAYELTSKAIADAANKKTS; encoded by the coding sequence ATGAACAGGTTCAGGGTTATAGAATTCCAGTTGCTGCAAGCGTGCAATGCCAATTGCGCGTATTGCGCCTACGATCAGAATCTTCCGGAGTATAGCCATTGGCTTCCCCTGGAAATCGTTGAAAAAACCCTGGCGGAAGAAAAACCCGAGTGGGTCTGGTTCGAGGGGGGCGAAGTCACCATGTCCGACAGGTCGAAGGAATACCTGCTCCGGGCGATGGAAATCGGCAACACATACGGCGTCAAAAACCGTATCAACACTAACTGCCGAAACATCGATGATGACTGGGCCGGACGACTGGCCGACGGCGGCCTGCGGTTCGCATGCGTATCCTTCGACACGCTGCAACCTGAACGGCTGGAGTTTCTGCGCGGCTTTCCCGGGGGTTCGGGGGCTGAAAACCTGGAGCGCCTCAAGGCCAACGCACTCTCTCTGGCCGACCGGGGGATTACCGTCGACCTCGAGGCAACGGTAACCCGGCACAACATTGACGAGCTCGAGGCATTGTATGACTACGCAGAAAGCGTGGCCACGAACGGTCGAGACATCATCATGGGGGTCCAATGCCTGGTCGCGACCTACGACGAGGTTTTCGGGCTATACCCGGCGATGGACGAGATGAACGAAGTGTTGACGCGGCTGACCGAAAAAGCGAGAAACAGCGGCGTCCCCCTGCGTATCTGCTGCTCGCCTCTCGTTCGCTGTAAATATCCCGCGCTCTACGAACCGCACCCGAACATCATCTGGGTCGGGTGCAGTTGCGGCTTCGACTACGTTCATATCAACGCAACGGGCGAGGTCCTGCTCTGCGGATTCTGGGATCATACCAGATCCATCGGCAACCTGAACGACTGTTCCCTGCGGGAAATCTGGGGAAAAAGCGAATTGCGCCGGGAGGCCCTGGACGAAACGCCTGAAAATTGTAATGGCTGCCGACACTGGGAAGGCCCCGACCGTTGCCACAACACCTGCTTCTCGATCGCCCACCGCAATACCGGCTCGTTCGCCTCCTTTGCCTACGAGCTTACCAGCAAGGCTATTGCCGATGCCGCAAACAAAAAAACGTCATGA
- the rimO gene encoding 30S ribosomal protein S12 methylthiotransferase RimO — protein sequence MNGGKSVFLLSLGCSKNTVDSERLVGQARRNGLRFAENADEADIIVINTCGFIADAKAESIDEILAAVERRKNGDIEALYVMGCLSALYAAELRAELPEVDRFFGTSDLPEILELLGAAYASAHRHERSLLTPPHYSWLKIAEGCSRTCSFCAIPKMRGRYRSESIDDLLSEASLLRKKGVKELGLIAQDISPYGRDMYGSSRLDDLVKRLSDLGFDWIRLLYAYPLDFPLEVIGTMCDRENICNYLDIPVQHIVNRILSSMKRGIGKEDTVRLLESIREHNPDIRLRTTMIVGYPGETRAEFDELLHFVEAFRFDRLGCFPYSHEEHTTAYENLADDVPEEEKQNRVRELMELQEYISEEKNRAFEGTTLKVLVDEVEDGFAYGRTEYDAPEVDNECIIALGGNDIRPGDFRMARIDESSAYELHGKLVFPPAIEEKKKRPL from the coding sequence ATGAACGGCGGGAAATCGGTATTCCTCCTGAGCCTCGGCTGCTCTAAAAATACCGTGGATTCGGAGCGGCTCGTCGGCCAGGCCCGCCGCAACGGCCTGCGATTCGCCGAAAACGCGGACGAGGCCGACATCATCGTCATCAACACCTGCGGCTTCATCGCCGATGCGAAAGCCGAGTCGATCGACGAAATCCTCGCCGCTGTCGAAAGACGGAAAAACGGCGACATCGAGGCGCTCTACGTCATGGGTTGCCTGAGCGCGCTCTACGCGGCAGAACTCCGCGCGGAACTGCCCGAGGTCGACCGGTTCTTCGGTACGTCCGACCTGCCGGAAATTCTCGAACTCCTCGGAGCCGCCTACGCTTCAGCACACCGTCACGAACGCTCGCTGCTCACGCCCCCGCACTATTCATGGCTGAAGATCGCCGAAGGATGCAGCCGAACCTGCTCGTTCTGCGCCATCCCGAAAATGCGAGGCCGTTACAGGAGCGAAAGCATCGACGACCTTCTGTCTGAAGCCTCCCTGCTCAGGAAAAAGGGTGTGAAGGAGCTTGGCCTTATAGCACAGGACATCAGCCCCTACGGCCGCGACATGTACGGGTCCTCGCGCCTCGACGACCTCGTGAAACGGCTCTCCGATCTCGGGTTCGACTGGATCCGGCTGCTCTACGCCTATCCCCTCGACTTTCCCCTCGAGGTCATCGGCACGATGTGCGACCGGGAAAACATCTGCAACTACCTCGACATTCCCGTCCAGCACATCGTGAACCGCATACTTTCGTCGATGAAACGGGGCATCGGCAAAGAGGACACCGTCCGCCTGCTGGAATCCATCCGCGAACACAACCCGGACATCCGGCTGCGCACCACCATGATCGTCGGCTATCCGGGCGAAACGAGGGCCGAATTTGACGAACTCCTGCACTTCGTCGAAGCGTTCCGCTTCGACCGTCTCGGCTGCTTCCCCTACAGCCATGAAGAACATACGACAGCCTACGAAAACCTCGCGGACGACGTGCCTGAAGAGGAAAAACAGAACCGCGTGCGAGAGTTGATGGAACTGCAGGAATACATTTCGGAGGAAAAGAACCGGGCCTTCGAAGGAACGACCCTGAAAGTGCTCGTCGACGAGGTCGAAGACGGCTTTGCCTACGGCCGCACGGAATACGACGCCCCCGAAGTGGACAACGAATGCATCATAGCGCTCGGTGGAAACGACATCCGGCCAGGCGACTTCCGCATGGCGCGCATCGATGAAAGCTCGGCGTACGAACTTCATGGAAAACTCGTCTTCCCGCCGGCGATTGAAGAAAAAAAGAAACGGCCTCTTTAA